A region from the Paludicola sp. MB14-C6 genome encodes:
- a CDS encoding helix-turn-helix domain-containing protein: protein MFSEKLKQLRKSAKMSQPELAKALGVTTRTVQYYEAGERYPQTAQITNKICEIFQVSNTYLMSEQDEFIKEATEKYGTNGKNKANAIIAETSGLFAGGELDEEDRDLFFKAITDIYFQSKERAKKYASK, encoded by the coding sequence ATGTTTTCAGAAAAACTAAAACAGTTAAGAAAGAGTGCTAAAATGTCACAACCCGAACTAGCAAAAGCATTGGGTGTGACTACTAGAACAGTACAATACTATGAAGCAGGAGAGCGTTATCCTCAAACTGCTCAAATAACAAATAAGATATGTGAGATATTCCAAGTATCTAATACATACTTAATGTCAGAACAAGATGAGTTTATTAAAGAAGCTACTGAGAAATACGGCACCAACGGCAAGAATAAAGCCAATGCAATCATAGCTGAAACTAGCGGTTTGTTCGCAGGTGGCGAGCTAGATGAAGAAGATAGAGACTTATTCTTCAAAGCAATCACAGATATCTATTTTCAATCAAAAGAGCGTGCTAAAAAATACGCAAGTAAATAA
- a CDS encoding restriction endonuclease subunit S, translating into MSKWQMVRLGDICKITSGGTPSKAHPEYYENGTIPWIKTGDLKNKYVSYNVDKITESGLKNSSAKMFPEGTLLIAMYGATIGACSILSFDACTNQACAAFLSIKNLDVSFLYYYLRSQKENFIKLGVGGAQPNISATILKDYTIPLPPIEVQQKIAKTLDAASELLAMRKQQLQELDNLIQSTFYDMFGDPVTNEKGWEVGTIRDIVSEVKYGTSKAATEFGQYKYLRMNNITYSGSMDYTNLKYINLEEKEAKKYLVVKGDVLFNRTNSKELVGKTAVFKEDEPMVIAGYLIKIKVNDRANSEFLSGILNSKYGKNTLTGMCKAIIGQANINAQELQNIKITLPPLSLQNKFAEIVTKIEEQKELVQKAIDESQYLFDSLMSEYFE; encoded by the coding sequence ATGAGCAAATGGCAAATGGTTAGGTTGGGAGATATATGTAAAATTACCTCTGGAGGCACACCATCAAAAGCACATCCCGAGTACTATGAAAATGGTACTATTCCGTGGATTAAAACTGGCGATCTAAAAAATAAATATGTCAGTTATAATGTTGATAAAATAACTGAATCAGGTTTAAAAAACAGTTCCGCAAAAATGTTTCCTGAGGGCACACTACTTATTGCAATGTATGGAGCGACTATTGGTGCATGCTCTATACTATCTTTTGATGCGTGCACGAATCAAGCTTGTGCAGCATTTTTATCAATTAAGAATCTAGATGTTTCATTTTTATATTATTACTTACGGAGTCAAAAAGAAAATTTCATAAAATTGGGAGTCGGTGGTGCCCAACCCAATATATCTGCGACTATTTTAAAAGACTATACAATTCCCCTCCCGCCAATCGAAGTACAACAAAAGATTGCTAAAACATTAGATGCTGCAAGCGAATTGTTAGCAATGCGAAAACAACAGCTCCAAGAACTAGACAACCTGATTCAATCCACCTTTTATGATATGTTCGGGGATCCCGTAACGAATGAAAAAGGCTGGGAGGTTGGCACTATCAGAGATATTGTTTCTGAAGTTAAGTATGGTACAAGTAAGGCTGCAACAGAATTTGGACAATACAAATACCTTAGAATGAACAATATCACATATAGTGGATCTATGGATTATACAAATTTAAAGTATATTAATTTAGAAGAAAAAGAAGCAAAAAAATATCTTGTTGTCAAAGGAGATGTATTATTCAATCGAACGAATAGTAAAGAATTGGTTGGTAAGACAGCAGTATTTAAAGAAGATGAACCGATGGTAATTGCTGGATATCTAATTAAAATAAAGGTGAACGATAGAGCAAACAGTGAATTTTTGTCGGGGATTTTAAATTCTAAATATGGGAAAAACACTTTAACAGGGATGTGCAAAGCAATTATTGGACAAGCAAATATAAATGCTCAAGAACTTCAAAATATTAAAATTACACTCCCACCCCTTTCTCTACAAAACAAATTTGCTGAAATTGTAACGAAAATAGAAGAACAAAAAGAACTTGTACAAAAAGCAATTGATGAATCACAGTACTTATTTGATAGTTTGATGAGCGAATATTTTGAGTGA
- a CDS encoding ImmA/IrrE family metallo-endopeptidase, with amino-acid sequence MSQYITDIVDQLIKQYKTRDPFELTEALNIFVGYRPFNSLKGFYCVMNRERHIILNDNLSEQEQRLVIAHELGHDRLHQTFAKVSPMKDFQLYDMTSKPEYQANYFAAELLIDDNDVISLAEEGMDYNNIAQLLEVPNDLLSFKLHSLNQKGHKFNIPKNISSRFLGK; translated from the coding sequence GTGAGCCAATATATAACTGATATCGTAGATCAACTGATAAAGCAATATAAGACAAGAGATCCGTTTGAGTTAACTGAAGCATTGAATATATTCGTTGGATATCGTCCATTCAATAGTCTTAAAGGGTTCTATTGTGTGATGAATCGAGAACGTCATATCATCTTAAATGATAACTTATCAGAACAAGAACAGCGTCTCGTTATCGCTCATGAGTTAGGCCACGATAGGCTTCACCAAACCTTTGCTAAAGTATCTCCTATGAAAGATTTTCAGCTATACGATATGACTTCCAAACCTGAGTATCAAGCGAACTACTTCGCAGCAGAGCTACTCATTGATGATAACGATGTCATTAGCCTAGCGGAAGAAGGTATGGACTACAATAACATTGCACAACTCTTAGAAGTACCAAATGATTTACTTTCGTTTAAACTCCACTCGCTCAACCAGAAAGGTCACAAATTTAATATACCTAAGAATATATCCAGTAGATTTTTAGGAAAATAA
- a CDS encoding type I restriction-modification system subunit M, which translates to MLTGEVRNKIDKIWTDMWAGGVTNPLTVIEQLTYLMFIRSLDEKEQENISAKAYDETVELIFQQTEAGQAMRWSKFKNLDAREIYDIIGTKVFPFIKNMNGKNRSAFSRYMKDAMFLIPTPQVLQKIVTGLDELYEHDLTGLDMKGDLYEYMLGKLASAGQNGQFRTPKHIREMMVELVDLTPDDKICDPACGTAGFLISSAEHIRTQYEAQMTAAQWEHFASDMFSGFDTDRTMLRISAMNLMLHSITNPTIDYKDSVSKSNETKEAYSVILANPPFTGTVDAESIHDNLKAVCDTKKTELLFIALFLRMLKMGGRCACIVPDGVLFGTTKAHKSLRQELVENHRLQAVISMPSGVFKPYAGVSTAVLVFTKTGAGGTDKVWFYDMKADGFSLDDKRSPIEQNDIPDILTRFHNLEAEKDRTKTEQSFFVDKKEIVENGYDLSINRYKEVIYDRVTYDAPEVIMTRLDELSIDIASKMEELRSLL; encoded by the coding sequence ATGTTAACTGGCGAAGTACGTAATAAAATAGATAAAATATGGACTGATATGTGGGCAGGAGGTGTAACTAACCCACTAACTGTAATTGAACAGCTTACTTATTTGATGTTCATTCGTTCTTTAGATGAGAAAGAACAAGAAAATATTAGCGCAAAAGCTTATGATGAGACTGTTGAACTGATTTTTCAACAGACAGAAGCTGGACAAGCTATGCGTTGGAGTAAATTCAAAAATCTTGATGCTAGAGAGATTTACGATATTATTGGAACAAAGGTATTTCCTTTTATTAAGAACATGAACGGTAAAAATAGATCTGCATTTTCACGTTATATGAAAGATGCAATGTTCCTAATCCCAACCCCACAAGTTTTGCAAAAGATTGTTACTGGTCTTGATGAGCTATATGAGCACGATTTAACTGGCCTTGATATGAAGGGCGATCTATACGAGTATATGCTTGGTAAACTTGCGTCTGCTGGCCAAAACGGTCAATTTAGAACACCAAAGCATATTCGTGAGATGATGGTTGAGTTGGTTGACCTTACTCCAGATGATAAGATTTGTGACCCTGCTTGTGGTACTGCGGGCTTTTTGATTTCCTCTGCTGAGCATATTCGAACACAATACGAAGCACAAATGACAGCTGCACAATGGGAGCATTTCGCTAGCGATATGTTCTCAGGCTTTGATACCGACCGCACAATGCTTCGTATTTCGGCAATGAACTTAATGCTTCATTCTATAACTAACCCTACCATTGATTATAAAGACAGCGTTTCCAAATCAAACGAAACCAAAGAGGCATACAGCGTTATATTAGCAAACCCACCGTTTACTGGCACTGTAGATGCGGAAAGTATACATGATAATTTAAAAGCTGTGTGTGATACCAAAAAGACTGAGCTTTTATTCATTGCACTTTTTTTGCGCATGCTTAAAATGGGTGGACGTTGTGCTTGTATCGTTCCGGATGGTGTTTTATTCGGTACAACCAAAGCGCACAAATCGTTACGCCAAGAATTAGTTGAAAACCATAGACTACAAGCCGTAATTTCTATGCCGAGCGGTGTATTTAAGCCATATGCAGGGGTTTCTACTGCGGTATTAGTTTTCACAAAAACTGGAGCAGGCGGAACGGACAAAGTTTGGTTTTATGATATGAAAGCAGACGGATTCAGCTTAGACGATAAGCGTTCTCCAATTGAACAAAATGATATTCCTGATATTCTTACACGGTTTCATAACTTAGAAGCAGAGAAAGACAGAACGAAAACAGAGCAATCTTTCTTTGTGGATAAAAAAGAGATTGTAGAGAACGGATATGATTTATCGATTAACCGATATAAAGAAGTAATCTATGATAGAGTGACTTATGATGCACCAGAAGTAATTATGACACGTTTAGACGAGCTAAGCATTGATATTGCTTCCAAAATGGAGGAGTTAAGGAGTTTGTTGTAA